A stretch of Coxiella endosymbiont of Amblyomma sculptum DNA encodes these proteins:
- a CDS encoding NAD(P)H-hydrate dehydratase: MTRLYQRQQIYKLEQLAVASGVDAYDLMFRAGKAAFTVLRKHWPTVREITVCCGKGNNGGDGLVFAYLAHREGLQVTIYSPLADVNYRGPAAQAVADCKSQGLSIQDFPVPLCFKGELIVDALLGSGLKGAIKLPYSEIIAAINKAKKPVLSIDVPSGVNINTGEVRSEAVKADLTITFVGLKQGLYTAQAPDYCGKVVWNALGIPDCVFSKVETYVCLLDWPQVRLLFPPRRERNSHKGDYGHVLVIGGDYGMGGSVRMAAEAAARVGAGLVTVATRPEHIPIVSGSRPELMCYQIAEADNLDSLFESATVIVIGPGLGKSSWAKSLLDKVLRTEIPKVLDADSLNLLADNPIYRKDWVLTPHPGEASRLLRVSCQEIQSNRFKAIRRLARNYGGVIVLKGVGTLIKGKKDKISICPSGNPGMSTGGMGDVLSGVIGGLLAQRFGSVHSSVQVGVFIHSLAADRAAQEGGERGLLATDLFSHLRVLVNRNEE, encoded by the coding sequence ATGACAAGACTCTACCAACGTCAGCAAATTTATAAGCTGGAACAATTGGCGGTTGCATCAGGTGTTGATGCGTATGATCTTATGTTTAGAGCAGGAAAAGCCGCTTTCACAGTTCTGAGAAAGCACTGGCCAACTGTTAGAGAAATCACAGTTTGCTGTGGAAAAGGAAACAACGGAGGTGACGGACTGGTTTTTGCCTATTTAGCACATCGAGAAGGTTTACAAGTCACTATTTATTCTCCTCTCGCGGACGTCAATTACCGAGGACCCGCAGCTCAAGCGGTCGCAGACTGCAAAAGTCAGGGTCTCTCAATTCAAGATTTTCCAGTACCCCTTTGTTTTAAGGGAGAACTGATTGTAGATGCTCTTTTAGGAAGCGGTTTAAAAGGGGCAATTAAATTGCCTTATAGCGAAATCATTGCAGCTATCAACAAAGCTAAAAAACCAGTGCTTTCTATCGATGTTCCTTCAGGTGTCAATATCAATACCGGAGAAGTGCGATCGGAAGCCGTAAAAGCTGATTTAACGATTACCTTTGTTGGTTTAAAACAAGGATTGTACACTGCTCAAGCGCCGGACTACTGCGGAAAAGTGGTGTGGAATGCCTTAGGAATCCCCGATTGTGTATTCTCAAAAGTAGAAACGTATGTCTGCTTATTGGACTGGCCTCAAGTTCGTCTTCTATTTCCTCCGAGACGCGAACGAAACTCTCATAAAGGAGATTATGGGCATGTGTTGGTGATTGGAGGAGACTATGGGATGGGGGGATCGGTCCGTATGGCGGCCGAAGCGGCCGCTCGAGTAGGAGCCGGTCTTGTCACTGTGGCAACTCGTCCCGAACATATACCGATTGTCAGCGGCTCTCGCCCCGAATTAATGTGTTATCAGATAGCTGAAGCCGATAATTTGGACAGTCTTTTTGAATCAGCTACAGTTATAGTGATTGGACCGGGATTAGGAAAATCGAGTTGGGCAAAATCTTTGCTAGATAAAGTTTTACGTACTGAAATTCCTAAAGTGCTTGATGCCGATAGTCTAAATTTATTGGCTGACAATCCCATTTACCGAAAAGATTGGGTACTAACTCCCCATCCTGGGGAGGCTTCTCGATTATTGCGCGTATCTTGCCAAGAAATTCAAAGCAATCGATTCAAAGCGATTCGACGGTTAGCTCGCAATTATGGAGGAGTAATAGTTTTAAAAGGAGTCGGTACTTTGATTAAAGGAAAAAAAGACAAAATTTCGATTTGTCCTTCCGGGAATCCGGGTATGTCTACCGGAGGTATGGGGGATGTTTTAAGTGGTGTCATCGGAGGTTTATTGGCTCAACGGTTCGGTTCGGTGCATTCCTCTGTACAAGTAGGAGTCTTTATCCATTCATTAGCTGCGGACCGCGCTGCTCAGGAGGGAGGAGAAAGAGGATTACTGGCTACTGACTTATTTTCTCATTTACGCGTGTTAGTGAATCGCAATGAAGAATAG